A single Coriobacteriia bacterium DNA region contains:
- a CDS encoding trypsin-like peptidase domain-containing protein, with protein MTDDTRPNEAPDESMRPDNEAAENTIADQAAAAPPSTGPSVATPPVATWQDSAPTAPFPAEQPEAPTPMYAQPPVTSTPSKPGLGAAVFAAILAALVVGALAGFAGGFLGARLAGGSLTSGPSSVTVVPSKTDEPVVAAAAAAVPSVVNIDVTESAASGGTSGLPSTPPTVPLNGNGSGVAFKSANDGGTYILTNNHVVENANTITVRSPLGQSWPGKVVGRDADNDIAVVKITGKLPLIVPADPKTFQVGQTVVAIGSPYGLEHTVTSGVISAIGRSLSDIGSTGASQPLVDTIQTDAAINPGNSGGALVDRQGHLVGINTAIYSQSGSAAGIGFAIPVDTALNIADQIITTGKVTHPFIGIIGSTITPLIATQKKLPVSEGALVEDVVKGAGAATAGVKIGDVVTAVDGTPITSMTDLIGAIRKHTLGQTAELTILRGGQTIKLKVNVSDRPAGVTSTAPATGK; from the coding sequence ATGACAGACGACACGCGCCCCAACGAGGCGCCTGACGAGAGCATGCGGCCCGATAACGAGGCTGCCGAGAACACGATCGCCGACCAAGCAGCGGCCGCGCCGCCTTCAACTGGGCCCTCGGTCGCGACACCGCCAGTTGCGACGTGGCAAGATTCAGCGCCGACCGCGCCTTTCCCCGCCGAGCAGCCGGAAGCCCCGACGCCGATGTACGCGCAGCCCCCGGTCACCAGCACGCCGAGCAAGCCCGGACTAGGGGCCGCCGTGTTCGCGGCCATTCTTGCTGCGCTCGTGGTCGGAGCGCTCGCCGGGTTCGCGGGAGGCTTTCTCGGCGCCCGGCTAGCGGGGGGCTCGCTCACTAGTGGCCCGTCGAGCGTAACGGTAGTGCCGTCGAAGACCGACGAGCCCGTGGTGGCTGCGGCCGCCGCGGCCGTGCCGAGCGTCGTCAACATCGACGTGACCGAGAGCGCCGCCAGCGGCGGCACGAGTGGCCTGCCTAGCACACCTCCCACCGTTCCCTTGAACGGCAACGGCTCCGGCGTGGCGTTCAAGAGCGCCAACGATGGCGGCACCTACATCCTCACCAACAATCACGTCGTCGAGAACGCCAACACCATCACGGTGCGCAGCCCGCTCGGCCAGAGCTGGCCGGGCAAGGTCGTTGGGCGCGACGCTGACAACGACATCGCGGTGGTCAAGATCACAGGCAAGCTGCCGTTGATCGTGCCGGCCGACCCCAAGACGTTCCAAGTCGGCCAGACGGTCGTGGCGATCGGCTCACCCTATGGCCTGGAGCACACAGTGACTTCCGGCGTCATCTCGGCAATCGGTCGCTCGCTCTCCGATATCGGTAGCACGGGTGCTTCTCAGCCGCTGGTCGACACGATTCAGACCGACGCCGCAATCAACCCAGGCAACTCCGGTGGTGCGCTCGTCGACCGACAGGGCCATCTGGTCGGAATCAACACCGCGATCTACTCGCAGAGCGGCTCGGCGGCGGGCATCGGCTTCGCCATCCCCGTCGACACTGCGCTTAACATCGCCGACCAGATCATCACAACCGGCAAGGTCACGCATCCGTTCATTGGTATCATCGGCTCGACCATCACGCCGCTCATCGCGACGCAGAAGAAACTGCCCGTGAGCGAAGGCGCGCTCGTGGAGGACGTCGTCAAGGGCGCGGGCGCGGCAACCGCAGGCGTCAAGATCGGGGACGTCGTGACAGCCGTTGACGGAACCCCGATCACATCGATGACCGACCTCATCGGTGCGATTCGCAAGCACACGCTCGGACAGACCGCCGAGCTGACCATCCTGCGCGGTGGCCAAACTATCAAGCTGAAGGTCAATGTCAGCGATCGTCCGGCGGGCGTGACATCGACCGCACCGGCGACGGGCAAGTAG
- a CDS encoding multiheme c-type cytochrome, whose amino-acid sequence MTRHKNVLLAVALAVVLVVSGASAALAQPRPVAANNTAASGFPAAQSCSCHSQFLQEWQESMHAQALTDPLYKTKLAQANAGTGGAIGPFCLKCHGPVGTMTGQLGTIDPTKASGQGIGCTFCHQITGPSAPTNNVALMVDPSGVYRAQLATPTAPHPTAVSTFHSSSQLCGSCHNVAHPGNGLPVEATYSEWLASPQAKAGITCQDCHMSQTPGQIGPSMGWAAGGGPLRPIFHMTFTGAQVALGNPTLATAMLQSAATLKLDTPGIMEGAKTSSATVTITNVGAGHNLPTGLTEVREMWLEVTFVAPDGKETELGKHVFGTVLKDAAGKYPADLWTATGIQSDDRIPPKGSTTDTYKIAFPDGVTAGTIKAQLLYRSSSDALAKQAGVKNPVTVMAEDSQPVYTTVAAERAANAGELTAATASPWTPLVISIAGLLLCFALVIFFVRWGNKAPKKPRPGRGAKKADNNPTEVLEPVTAEPTVEREAAEPGSEDLSDKD is encoded by the coding sequence ATGACTAGGCACAAGAACGTGCTTCTCGCCGTCGCGCTTGCGGTGGTGCTCGTGGTGAGTGGGGCATCGGCTGCGCTCGCCCAGCCGCGACCGGTCGCCGCCAACAACACCGCTGCCAGCGGGTTTCCCGCCGCGCAGAGCTGCAGCTGCCACTCGCAGTTCTTGCAGGAGTGGCAGGAGTCGATGCACGCCCAGGCGCTCACCGACCCTCTCTACAAGACCAAGCTCGCCCAAGCCAATGCCGGCACCGGCGGCGCGATCGGCCCGTTCTGCCTCAAGTGCCACGGCCCCGTTGGCACGATGACCGGGCAGCTGGGCACGATCGACCCGACCAAGGCGTCCGGCCAGGGCATCGGCTGCACGTTCTGCCACCAGATCACGGGCCCGTCTGCGCCGACGAACAACGTCGCGCTGATGGTCGATCCGTCGGGTGTCTATCGGGCACAGCTTGCGACGCCCACCGCGCCGCACCCCACGGCAGTCTCGACCTTCCACAGCTCGTCGCAGCTGTGCGGCTCGTGCCACAACGTTGCGCATCCCGGCAACGGGCTCCCCGTCGAGGCCACGTACTCCGAGTGGCTCGCCAGCCCACAGGCCAAGGCCGGCATCACCTGCCAGGACTGCCATATGAGCCAGACGCCGGGCCAGATCGGCCCGTCGATGGGCTGGGCAGCGGGCGGCGGTCCGCTGCGACCCATCTTTCACATGACGTTTACCGGCGCACAGGTCGCCCTGGGCAACCCGACGCTCGCCACCGCGATGCTGCAGAGCGCCGCGACCCTCAAGCTCGACACTCCGGGCATCATGGAAGGCGCCAAGACGAGCTCGGCGACCGTCACGATCACTAACGTCGGCGCTGGTCACAACCTGCCTACTGGCCTGACCGAGGTGCGCGAGATGTGGCTGGAGGTCACATTCGTGGCGCCAGATGGCAAGGAGACCGAGCTGGGCAAGCACGTCTTCGGCACGGTGCTAAAGGACGCCGCCGGCAAGTACCCGGCCGACCTATGGACTGCGACCGGCATCCAGTCCGACGACCGCATCCCGCCGAAGGGGTCGACCACCGACACCTACAAGATCGCCTTCCCGGACGGCGTCACCGCCGGAACCATCAAGGCGCAGCTGCTCTATCGCTCGTCGTCCGACGCGCTCGCCAAGCAGGCCGGGGTGAAGAACCCCGTCACGGTAATGGCCGAGGACTCGCAGCCCGTCTACACAACGGTCGCTGCCGAGCGGGCAGCCAACGCTGGGGAGCTGACGGCGGCAACCGCTTCGCCGTGGACGCCGCTGGTCATCTCGATCGCCGGCCTGCTGCTCTGCTTCGCACTGGTCATCTTCTTCGTGCGCTGGGGCAACAAGGCTCCCAAGAAGCCGCGCCCGGGCCGTGGAGCCAAGAAGGCCGACAACAATCCTACCGAGGTACTCGAGCCTGTTACAGCCGAACCGACTGTAGAACGCGAGGCCGCGGAGCCCGGCTCGGAGGATCTCAGCGACAAGGACTAG